A stretch of DNA from Nonlabens ponticola:
GGAAGAGCAAAAAATGAAAGAGCGTGAAGACAACGCAATGATGGTAGGTGGTGCAAAAATGTACCAAGATCAGACTATCGTTGAGAATGCTTCAAAAGCTAACAACTTGACAACTCTTGTAGCGGCAGTAAAAGCAGCTGGTCTTGTAGAGACTCTTAACAGTGATGGTCCATTTACAGTATTTGCACCGGTAGATGATGCATTTGCAGCACTACCTGATGGAACTGTAAGCACATTATTGAAGCCAGAGAACAAAGAAACTCTTTCTGGTATCTTAACTTACCACGTGGTAAGCGGTAACGTTGATGCAGCATCATTGACTAAAATGATTCAAGACAACAACGGTAGCGTAACTGTGGACACGGTAAACGGTGGTAAACTAACAGCAGCTATTGAAGGTGGTAATGTAGTTATTACTGATGCTAAAGGTGGAAAAGCAACTGTAGTAGTTGCAGACATCAAGCAATCTAATGGTGTAGTACATGCAGTAGATGCAGTATTGATGCCAGCTAGCTAGGAGTTAACGTCCTTTTAAAAATTAGAAAGCCTGAAGCGATGCTTCAGGCTTTTTTTATGGTACACAATTAATTGCTCTTACTTGATCAACTTTATATTCTTGATGTTAAGTTGTTTAAGTCGTTCAAATTGTGTGGCTGCATCGCCTACAATAACATAATACATAGCATCTGGATTGATGTACTGCTGGGCGAGAACCTTCACTTGCTCTACCGTTAAATT
This window harbors:
- a CDS encoding fasciclin domain-containing protein, whose protein sequence is MNFTKVLSIALIAGTVTLVSCNDAEKEKAEKEKMEMEQRAADSVAMEEQKMKEREDNAMMVGGAKMYQDQTIVENASKANNLTTLVAAVKAAGLVETLNSDGPFTVFAPVDDAFAALPDGTVSTLLKPENKETLSGILTYHVVSGNVDAASLTKMIQDNNGSVTVDTVNGGKLTAAIEGGNVVITDAKGGKATVVVADIKQSNGVVHAVDAVLMPAS